In one Antennarius striatus isolate MH-2024 chromosome 1, ASM4005453v1, whole genome shotgun sequence genomic region, the following are encoded:
- the cyp27c1 gene encoding cytochrome P450 27C1 isoform X2: protein MATLHKMTLTCWRNFQGDRLNKQLFFILRALHKSAASEAFEVSTAGGETVPERLTPRNAGEKTVVKTLKEMPGPSTLSNLIEFFWRDGFSRIHDIQLVVSVADRDLVAEVLRAEGVAPQRANMESWKEYRDMRGRSTGLISAEGEDWLRMRSVLRQLIMRPRDVAVFSDDVNKVVDDLIKRICVLRSQDSVGVTVFNVNDLFFKYAMEGVAAILYECRLGCLENEIPQETQDYISALHLMFSSFKTTMYAGAIPKWLRPVIPRPWREFCLSWDGLFKFSRIHVNKRFAEIKSQLKQGEEVKGGLLTHMLITKEMNIEEIYANSTEMLLAGVDTTSFTLSWASYLLGRHPNVQQQIYMEVMRILGPEKAATADDVPYLPLVRGLVKETLRLFPVLPGNGRITQDDLVVGGYLIPKGTQLALCHYSTSLDEENFPDALDFRPDRWIRKHSTDRVDNFGSIPFGYGIRSCIGRRIAELEMHLALTRLIQRFHIRMSPITGDVQAKTHGLLCPAAPIHLQFIDREK, encoded by the exons aTGGCAACCCTGCATAAGATGACGCTAACATGCTGGAGGAATTTTCAAGGCGACCGGTTAAATAAGcaacttttcttcattttacgCGCCTTACACAAGTCAGCAGCCAGCGAGGCATTTGAGGTCTCCACCGCAGGAGGAGAAACCGTTCCAGAGAGATTGACTCCGCGGAATGCCGGCGAGAAAACCGTTGTCAAGACCCTGAAGGAGATGCCTGGACCGAGCACCTTATCCAACCTAATCGAGTTCTTCTGGAGAGACGGGTTTAGTAGAATTCACGACATACAG CTAGTGGTCTCAGTGGCAGATCGTGATCTGGTGGCTGAGGTGCTGAGGGCCGAGGGTGTTGCCCCGCAGAGAGCAAATATGGAGTCTTGGAAGGAGTACAGAGACATGAGAGGCCGTTCCACCGGTCTCATCTCTGC GGAAGGAGAAGACTGGTTGAGGATGCGGAGTGTGCTCAGACAGCTCATCATGCGCCCACGTGACGTAGCCGTCTTCTCCGATGATGTAAACAAAGTGGTAGACGACCTTATAAAGCGAATTTGTGTTCTACGATCCCAGGACTCTGTTGGAGTTACTGTCTTCAATGTAAATGACCTTTTCTTCAAATATGCTATGGAAG GTGTGGCAGCCATTCTGTATGAATGTCGACTAGGCTGTTTGGAAAATGAGATTCCCCAGGAAACCCAAGACTACATTAGTGCACTGCACCTTATGTTCAGCTCCTTCAAGACAACCATGTATGCCGGTGCAATTCCCAAGTGGCTCCGGCCTGTCATCCCAAGACCGTGGAGGGAGTTCTGTCTTTCTTGGGATGGCCTATTCAAATTCA GCCGTATTCATGTAAATAAGAGGTTCGCTGAGATCAAGTCCCAGCTGAAACAGGGCGAGGAGGTGAAGGGGGGCCTGCTCACACATATGCTTATTACCAAGGAGATGAACATTGAGGAGATCTATGCCAATTCAACGGAGATGCTGCTGGCTGGGGTTGACACG ACATCCTTCACTCTTTCGTGGGCCAGCTACCTGTTAGGACGGCATCCTAATGTGCAACAACAAATCTACATGGAAGTCATGAGGATTCTGGGACCTGAAAAAGCTGCTACAGCTGACGATGTCCCTTACCTGCCTCTCGTCCGAGGGCTGGTCAAAGAGACTCTCAG GCTTTTTCCAGTTCTCCCAGGCAATGGCCGGATTACCCAGGATGACTTGGTGGTGGGTGGATACCTCATTCCCAAAGGG ACTCAGTTGGCCTTGTGTCACTACTCGACATCTTTGGATGAAGAGAACTTCCCTGATGCACTAGACTTCCGACCGGATCGCTGGATACGGAAACATTCCACAGATCGTGTCGACAACTTTGGCTCCATTCCCTTTGGCTACGGCATCAGGAGCTGCATAGGCAGGAGAATAGCAGAGTTAGAGATGCATCTTGCTCTGACAAGG CTCATACAACGGTTCCACATTCGCATGTCTCCCATCACTGGTGATGTCCAGGCCAAAACTCATGGCCTACTCTGCCCTGCTGCCCCCATCCACCTGCAGTTCATTGACAGGGAAAAGTAG
- the rbm26 gene encoding RNA-binding protein 26 isoform X1, with amino-acid sequence MIIENLDTLKTWLSDTLEPICDADPSALAKYVVALVKKDKSEKELKALCIDQLDVFLQKETQPFVDKLFNAINNKSYLPQPEQQSSVAKVEKDEQKKDETNREEEREKKFSRRVNHSPPSYRYNREVRRGDDRKRDDRPRKRDFDRIPPRRDSYRDRYNRRRGRSRSRSRSWSKDRIRDRDRERDRDRERDRERDRDRSRSRSNSRTRSRSRSRERDSAKLKYDHDHRPESGDNYTPVALVSSTTTSHFPVPALSSAITVIAPTHHHSNNTTESWSDFRPEPPVDHGPFIMAVPPQPRKRCRDYDEKGFCMRGDMCPFDHGSDPVVVEDVNLPNMLPFQAPPIQGVDAPPPGLPPPPPTLMNPPPVNLRPPVPPPGALPPSLPPVAGPPPPLPPLQPSGMDAPPNSITSSVPTIVTSGMRSSLPQASVPRFTPDNYDTDVYNPESPSITNISRPTYRHRVNAQRPNLIGLTMGDVDQPQRDKIPNKSMRIVMESNPRKRLAISHDGGLPLKKPWFDKPHFNKPNHQGYHKRAPFSTNTKLLVRQIPPELNNISKLNEHFSKFGTIVNLQVAYRNDPEGALIQFASADEAKRAIQSTEAVLNNRFIRLHWFRDDGSDGQGQGLSHLQQQQPQTQPAVHPTATSLKQSVKDRLGPLLTPNSEPSQDSNVASQNPSKMSVKDRLGFSAKPAAPVEKVFSTSMGLTKTVYNPSVLKAAQKTSEEALKKKQEALRIQQVVRKKKQEILEKHIETQKLLISKLEKNKAMKAEDKAKIMETLGTLTKSITKLQDEIKGISSNSNLPPTTKSKTQAQKELLDAELDLYKKTQAGEDTALLKMKYTQLQIEAAKRGLLSPARGRGVHVRGRGALRARGRGSRGRGRGVPSHAVVDHRPRALEITGFAERDRVGLLPHFAQFGEIEDCQIEDNNLPAVITFKSRAEAEQAALHGVRFNNQNLRLAWHKAVMTHSPTDANEAEPEEEEQYPEESLSEETLLQDDDEEEDDNEPRSWRR; translated from the exons ATGATAATTGAAAACCTTGATACTTTGAAAACATGGCTGTCTGATACCCTGGAGCCTAT CTGTGATGCAGACCCTTCTGCACTTGCTAAGTATGTTGTTGCTTTGGTGAAGAAAGACAAGAGTGAGAAGGAACTAAAAGCCTTGTGTATAGACCAGCTGGATGTGTTTCTTCAGAAAG AGACCCAGCCCTTTGTGGATAAATTGTTCAATGCCATTAACAACAAAAGCTACCTCCCGCAACCAGAGCAGCAATCCTCTGTAGCTAAGGTTGAGAAAGATGAGCAGAAGAAGGATGAG acAAATcgtgaagaagagagagagaagaaattCTCTCGCCGAGTGAATCACAGCCCACCAAGCTACCGCTATAATAGAGAAGTCAG GAGAGGAGATGATCGTAAGAGAGATGACCGTCCCAGGAAAAGGGATTTTGACCGCATTCCACCAAGGAGAGACTCATACCGTGATCGCTACAACCGCAGACGGGGCCGCAGTCGTAGCCGCAGCCGGAGTTGGAGCAAGGATCGCATCCGAGAccgggacagagagagagatagggacAGGGAGAGGGACAGAGAAAGGGATCGAGATCGCAGCAGGAGTCGGTCAAACAGCAGGACACGGTCTAGAAGCAGGAGTAGAG AAAGAGATTCTGCGAAGCTGAAGTATGATCATGATCACAGGCCAGAGAGTGGTGACAACTACACCCCAGTGGCCCTGGTTTCCAGTACAACCACGTCACACTTCCCCGTGCCAGCACTCAGCAGCGCCATTACGGTTATTGCCCCCACCCATCATCATAGTAACAACACAACTGAAAGTTGGTCAGACTTCCGCCCTGAGCCCCCCGTGGATCATGGGCCTTTCATCATGGCAGTGCCCCCTCAACCAAGGAAACGATGCCGTGATTATGATG AAAAGGGTTTCTGCATGAGGGGGGACATGTGTCCTTTCGACCATGGAAGTGACCCAGTTGTAGTGGAGGATGTCAATCTGCCCAACATGCTACCCTTCCAGGCTCCGCCAATCCAAGGTGTTGATGCACCACCCCCAggcctcccacctccaccacccACCCTCATGAACCCTCCTCCTGTCAACCTGCGTCCCCCCGTACCCCCACCAGGTGCCCTGCCACCAAGCCTTCCACCCGTTGCAG GACcacctcctccacttcctccactgCAACCATCAGGCATGGATGCACCTCCCAATTCCATCACCAGTTCTGTCCCCACCATTGTCACTTCTGGGATGCGGTCCTCGCTTCCACAAGCATCAGTGCCACGCTTTACCCCTG ACAACTATGACACAGATGTGTACAATCCTGAGTCTCCCAGCATCACTAATATTTCCAGACCCACCTACCGCCACCGAGTCAATGCCCAGAGACCCAACCTGATTGGCCTCACAATGGGAGATGTGGACCAGCCACAGAGAG ACAAGATTCCAAACAAAAGCATGAGGATCGTTATGGAATCCAATCCAAGGAAAAGATTGGCCATCTCCCATGATGGAGGCCTCCCCTTAAAGAAACCGTGGTTTGACAA ACCCCACTTCAACAAACCTAACCACCAGGGGTACCACAAAAGAGCCCCGTTCTCTACGAACACCAAGCTGCTTGTTCGGCAAATTCCTCCTGAGCTCAACAACATCAGCAAACTCAATGAACATTTCAGCAAGTTTGGCACCATTGTCAACCTGCAG GTGGCCTACCGCAATGATCCAGAAGGTGCACTGATTCAGTTTGCCTCTGCGGATGAGGCTAAGCGGGCGATCCAAAGCACAGAAGCTGTTCTCAACAACCGTTTCATCAGGTTGCACTGGTTCCGTGACGATGGGAGCGATGGTCAGGGTCAAGGCCTGTCTCacttgcagcagcagcagcctcagaCACAGCCGGCCGTG CATCCCACAGCAACGTCTCTGAAGCAGTCTGTCAAGGATCGCCTTGGACCACTGCTCACCCCAAACTCTGAACCCTCGCAAGATTCCAATGTAGCCTCTCAG AATCCTTCCAAAATGTCTGTGAAGGACCGTTTGGGCTTCTCTGCTAAACCAGCAGCTCCTGTTGAAAAA GTGTTTTCTACTTCCATGGGCCTCACAAAGACAGTTTACAATCCTTCTGTCCTGAAGGCAGCACAGAAAACCTCAGAAGAGGCACTGAAAAAGAAGCAG GAAGCTCTAAGGATACAGCAGGTTGTaaggaagaagaagcaggaaataCTGGAGAAGCACATAGAGACGCAGAAG CTCCTCATATCCAAGcttgagaaaaacaaagcaatgaAGGCAGAGGATAAAGCCAAAATCATGGAAACCTTGGGAACTTTAACCAAGAGCATCACAAAACTGCAAGACGAGATAAAGGGAATCTCAAGCAACAGCAACTTACCTCCTACCACGAAGAGCAAAACCCAG gCACAGAAGGAACTGCTAGATGCAGAGCTGGATCTTTACAAGAAgactcaggcaggagaggaCACGGCGTTGTTGAAGATGAAGTATACACAGCTGCAAATCGAG GCTGCTAAAAGGGGACTCTTGTCGCCAGCACGAGGCAGAGGGGTCCATGTTCGTGGCCGCGGTGCTCTCAGGGCTCGGGGAAGGGGCTCCAGAGGGCGAGGAAGGGGAGTGCCATCGCACGCAGTAGTAGACCATCGACCACGAGCGTTAGAGATTACTGGGTTTGCTGAGAGGGACCGCGTAGGCCTGCTGCCACACTTTGCT CAATTTGGAGAGATTGAAGATTGCCAGATCGAGGACAATAACCTGCCTGCAGTCATCACCTTCAAGTCCAGAGCAGAGGCTGAGCAG GCCGCTCTTCATGGAGTGAGGTTCAACAACCAAAATCTACGCCTGGCCTGGCATAAGGCTGTCATGACCCACAGTCCCACGGatgcaaatgaggcagaaccagaggaggaggag cAGTACCCAGAGGAGTCACTGAGCGAGGAAACCCTGCtgcaggatgatgatgaggaagaggacgacAATGAGCCTCGCTCGTGGCGCAGATGA
- the cyp27c1 gene encoding cytochrome P450 27C1 isoform X3, whose amino-acid sequence MATLHKMTLTCWRNFQGDRLNKQLFFILRALHKSAASEAFEVSTAGGETVPERLTPRNAGEKTVVKTLKEMPGPSTLSNLIEFFWRDGFSRIHDIQMKHKKTYGKIFKSYFGPQLVVSVADRDLVAEVLRAEGVAPQRANMESWKEYRDMRGRSTGLISAEGEDWLRMRSVLRQLIMRPRDVAVFSDDVNKVVDDLIKRICVLRSQDSVGVTVFNVNDLFFKYAMEGVAAILYECRLGCLENEIPQETQDYISALHLMFSSFKTTMYAGAIPKWLRPVIPRPWREFCLSWDGLFKFSRIHVNKRFAEIKSQLKQGEEVKGGLLTHMLITKEMNIEEIYANSTEMLLAGVDTTSFTLSWASYLLGRHPNVQQQIYMEVMRILGPEKAATADDVPYLPLVRGLVKETLRLFPVLPGNGRITQDDLVVGGYLIPKGVRLMKM is encoded by the exons aTGGCAACCCTGCATAAGATGACGCTAACATGCTGGAGGAATTTTCAAGGCGACCGGTTAAATAAGcaacttttcttcattttacgCGCCTTACACAAGTCAGCAGCCAGCGAGGCATTTGAGGTCTCCACCGCAGGAGGAGAAACCGTTCCAGAGAGATTGACTCCGCGGAATGCCGGCGAGAAAACCGTTGTCAAGACCCTGAAGGAGATGCCTGGACCGAGCACCTTATCCAACCTAATCGAGTTCTTCTGGAGAGACGGGTTTAGTAGAATTCACGACATACAG ATGAAGCACAAGAAGACATACGGCAAAATTTTCAAGTCCTATTTTGGGCCCCAGCTAGTGGTCTCAGTGGCAGATCGTGATCTGGTGGCTGAGGTGCTGAGGGCCGAGGGTGTTGCCCCGCAGAGAGCAAATATGGAGTCTTGGAAGGAGTACAGAGACATGAGAGGCCGTTCCACCGGTCTCATCTCTGC GGAAGGAGAAGACTGGTTGAGGATGCGGAGTGTGCTCAGACAGCTCATCATGCGCCCACGTGACGTAGCCGTCTTCTCCGATGATGTAAACAAAGTGGTAGACGACCTTATAAAGCGAATTTGTGTTCTACGATCCCAGGACTCTGTTGGAGTTACTGTCTTCAATGTAAATGACCTTTTCTTCAAATATGCTATGGAAG GTGTGGCAGCCATTCTGTATGAATGTCGACTAGGCTGTTTGGAAAATGAGATTCCCCAGGAAACCCAAGACTACATTAGTGCACTGCACCTTATGTTCAGCTCCTTCAAGACAACCATGTATGCCGGTGCAATTCCCAAGTGGCTCCGGCCTGTCATCCCAAGACCGTGGAGGGAGTTCTGTCTTTCTTGGGATGGCCTATTCAAATTCA GCCGTATTCATGTAAATAAGAGGTTCGCTGAGATCAAGTCCCAGCTGAAACAGGGCGAGGAGGTGAAGGGGGGCCTGCTCACACATATGCTTATTACCAAGGAGATGAACATTGAGGAGATCTATGCCAATTCAACGGAGATGCTGCTGGCTGGGGTTGACACG ACATCCTTCACTCTTTCGTGGGCCAGCTACCTGTTAGGACGGCATCCTAATGTGCAACAACAAATCTACATGGAAGTCATGAGGATTCTGGGACCTGAAAAAGCTGCTACAGCTGACGATGTCCCTTACCTGCCTCTCGTCCGAGGGCTGGTCAAAGAGACTCTCAG GCTTTTTCCAGTTCTCCCAGGCAATGGCCGGATTACCCAGGATGACTTGGTGGTGGGTGGATACCTCATTCCCAAAGGGGTAAGACTGATGAAGATGTAA
- the rbm26 gene encoding RNA-binding protein 26 isoform X2 — translation MIIENLDTLKTWLSDTLEPICDADPSALAKYVVALVKKDKSEKELKALCIDQLDVFLQKETQPFVDKLFNAINNKSYLPQPEQQSSVAKVEKDEQKKDETNREEEREKKFSRRVNHSPPSYRYNREVRRGDDRKRDDRPRKRDFDRIPPRRDSYRDRYNRRRGRSRSRSRSWSKDRIRDRDRERDRDRERDRERDRDRSRSRSNSRTRSRSRSRERDSAKLKYDHDHRPESGDNYTPVALVSSTTTSHFPVPALSSAITVIAPTHHHSNNTTESWSDFRPEPPVDHGPFIMAVPPQPRKRCRDYDEKGFCMRGDMCPFDHGSDPVVVEDVNLPNMLPFQAPPIQGVDAPPPGLPPPPPTLMNPPPVNLRPPVPPPGALPPSLPPVAGPPPPLPPLQPSGMDAPPNSITSSVPTIVTSGMRSSLPQASVPRFTPDNYDTDVYNPESPSITNISRPTYRHRVNAQRPNLIGLTMGDVDQPQRDKIPNKSMRIVMESNPRKRLAISHDGGLPLKKPWFDKPHFNKPNHQGYHKRAPFSTNTKLLVRQIPPELNNISKLNEHFSKFGTIVNLQVAYRNDPEGALIQFASADEAKRAIQSTEAVLNNRFIRLHWFRDDGSDGQGQGLSHLQQQQPQTQPAVHPTATSLKQSVKDRLGPLLTPNSEPSQDSNVASQNPSKMSVKDRLGFSAKPAAPVEKVFSTSMGLTKTVYNPSVLKAAQKTSEEALKKKQEALRIQQVVRKKKQEILEKHIETQKLLISKLEKNKAMKAEDKAKIMETLGTLTKSITKLQDEIKGISSNSNLPPTTKSKTQAQKELLDAELDLYKKTQAGEDTALLKMKYTQLQIEAAKRGLLSPARGRGVHVRGRGALRARGRGSRGRGRGVPSHAVVDHRPRALEITGFAERDRVGLLPHFAQFGEIEDCQIEDNNLPAVITFKSRAEAEQAALHGVRFNNQNLRLAWHKAVMTHSPTDANEAEPEEEEYPEESLSEETLLQDDDEEEDDNEPRSWRR, via the exons ATGATAATTGAAAACCTTGATACTTTGAAAACATGGCTGTCTGATACCCTGGAGCCTAT CTGTGATGCAGACCCTTCTGCACTTGCTAAGTATGTTGTTGCTTTGGTGAAGAAAGACAAGAGTGAGAAGGAACTAAAAGCCTTGTGTATAGACCAGCTGGATGTGTTTCTTCAGAAAG AGACCCAGCCCTTTGTGGATAAATTGTTCAATGCCATTAACAACAAAAGCTACCTCCCGCAACCAGAGCAGCAATCCTCTGTAGCTAAGGTTGAGAAAGATGAGCAGAAGAAGGATGAG acAAATcgtgaagaagagagagagaagaaattCTCTCGCCGAGTGAATCACAGCCCACCAAGCTACCGCTATAATAGAGAAGTCAG GAGAGGAGATGATCGTAAGAGAGATGACCGTCCCAGGAAAAGGGATTTTGACCGCATTCCACCAAGGAGAGACTCATACCGTGATCGCTACAACCGCAGACGGGGCCGCAGTCGTAGCCGCAGCCGGAGTTGGAGCAAGGATCGCATCCGAGAccgggacagagagagagatagggacAGGGAGAGGGACAGAGAAAGGGATCGAGATCGCAGCAGGAGTCGGTCAAACAGCAGGACACGGTCTAGAAGCAGGAGTAGAG AAAGAGATTCTGCGAAGCTGAAGTATGATCATGATCACAGGCCAGAGAGTGGTGACAACTACACCCCAGTGGCCCTGGTTTCCAGTACAACCACGTCACACTTCCCCGTGCCAGCACTCAGCAGCGCCATTACGGTTATTGCCCCCACCCATCATCATAGTAACAACACAACTGAAAGTTGGTCAGACTTCCGCCCTGAGCCCCCCGTGGATCATGGGCCTTTCATCATGGCAGTGCCCCCTCAACCAAGGAAACGATGCCGTGATTATGATG AAAAGGGTTTCTGCATGAGGGGGGACATGTGTCCTTTCGACCATGGAAGTGACCCAGTTGTAGTGGAGGATGTCAATCTGCCCAACATGCTACCCTTCCAGGCTCCGCCAATCCAAGGTGTTGATGCACCACCCCCAggcctcccacctccaccacccACCCTCATGAACCCTCCTCCTGTCAACCTGCGTCCCCCCGTACCCCCACCAGGTGCCCTGCCACCAAGCCTTCCACCCGTTGCAG GACcacctcctccacttcctccactgCAACCATCAGGCATGGATGCACCTCCCAATTCCATCACCAGTTCTGTCCCCACCATTGTCACTTCTGGGATGCGGTCCTCGCTTCCACAAGCATCAGTGCCACGCTTTACCCCTG ACAACTATGACACAGATGTGTACAATCCTGAGTCTCCCAGCATCACTAATATTTCCAGACCCACCTACCGCCACCGAGTCAATGCCCAGAGACCCAACCTGATTGGCCTCACAATGGGAGATGTGGACCAGCCACAGAGAG ACAAGATTCCAAACAAAAGCATGAGGATCGTTATGGAATCCAATCCAAGGAAAAGATTGGCCATCTCCCATGATGGAGGCCTCCCCTTAAAGAAACCGTGGTTTGACAA ACCCCACTTCAACAAACCTAACCACCAGGGGTACCACAAAAGAGCCCCGTTCTCTACGAACACCAAGCTGCTTGTTCGGCAAATTCCTCCTGAGCTCAACAACATCAGCAAACTCAATGAACATTTCAGCAAGTTTGGCACCATTGTCAACCTGCAG GTGGCCTACCGCAATGATCCAGAAGGTGCACTGATTCAGTTTGCCTCTGCGGATGAGGCTAAGCGGGCGATCCAAAGCACAGAAGCTGTTCTCAACAACCGTTTCATCAGGTTGCACTGGTTCCGTGACGATGGGAGCGATGGTCAGGGTCAAGGCCTGTCTCacttgcagcagcagcagcctcagaCACAGCCGGCCGTG CATCCCACAGCAACGTCTCTGAAGCAGTCTGTCAAGGATCGCCTTGGACCACTGCTCACCCCAAACTCTGAACCCTCGCAAGATTCCAATGTAGCCTCTCAG AATCCTTCCAAAATGTCTGTGAAGGACCGTTTGGGCTTCTCTGCTAAACCAGCAGCTCCTGTTGAAAAA GTGTTTTCTACTTCCATGGGCCTCACAAAGACAGTTTACAATCCTTCTGTCCTGAAGGCAGCACAGAAAACCTCAGAAGAGGCACTGAAAAAGAAGCAG GAAGCTCTAAGGATACAGCAGGTTGTaaggaagaagaagcaggaaataCTGGAGAAGCACATAGAGACGCAGAAG CTCCTCATATCCAAGcttgagaaaaacaaagcaatgaAGGCAGAGGATAAAGCCAAAATCATGGAAACCTTGGGAACTTTAACCAAGAGCATCACAAAACTGCAAGACGAGATAAAGGGAATCTCAAGCAACAGCAACTTACCTCCTACCACGAAGAGCAAAACCCAG gCACAGAAGGAACTGCTAGATGCAGAGCTGGATCTTTACAAGAAgactcaggcaggagaggaCACGGCGTTGTTGAAGATGAAGTATACACAGCTGCAAATCGAG GCTGCTAAAAGGGGACTCTTGTCGCCAGCACGAGGCAGAGGGGTCCATGTTCGTGGCCGCGGTGCTCTCAGGGCTCGGGGAAGGGGCTCCAGAGGGCGAGGAAGGGGAGTGCCATCGCACGCAGTAGTAGACCATCGACCACGAGCGTTAGAGATTACTGGGTTTGCTGAGAGGGACCGCGTAGGCCTGCTGCCACACTTTGCT CAATTTGGAGAGATTGAAGATTGCCAGATCGAGGACAATAACCTGCCTGCAGTCATCACCTTCAAGTCCAGAGCAGAGGCTGAGCAG GCCGCTCTTCATGGAGTGAGGTTCAACAACCAAAATCTACGCCTGGCCTGGCATAAGGCTGTCATGACCCACAGTCCCACGGatgcaaatgaggcagaaccagaggaggaggag TACCCAGAGGAGTCACTGAGCGAGGAAACCCTGCtgcaggatgatgatgaggaagaggacgacAATGAGCCTCGCTCGTGGCGCAGATGA
- the cyp27c1 gene encoding cytochrome P450 27C1 isoform X1, protein MATLHKMTLTCWRNFQGDRLNKQLFFILRALHKSAASEAFEVSTAGGETVPERLTPRNAGEKTVVKTLKEMPGPSTLSNLIEFFWRDGFSRIHDIQMKHKKTYGKIFKSYFGPQLVVSVADRDLVAEVLRAEGVAPQRANMESWKEYRDMRGRSTGLISAEGEDWLRMRSVLRQLIMRPRDVAVFSDDVNKVVDDLIKRICVLRSQDSVGVTVFNVNDLFFKYAMEGVAAILYECRLGCLENEIPQETQDYISALHLMFSSFKTTMYAGAIPKWLRPVIPRPWREFCLSWDGLFKFSRIHVNKRFAEIKSQLKQGEEVKGGLLTHMLITKEMNIEEIYANSTEMLLAGVDTTSFTLSWASYLLGRHPNVQQQIYMEVMRILGPEKAATADDVPYLPLVRGLVKETLRLFPVLPGNGRITQDDLVVGGYLIPKGTQLALCHYSTSLDEENFPDALDFRPDRWIRKHSTDRVDNFGSIPFGYGIRSCIGRRIAELEMHLALTRLIQRFHIRMSPITGDVQAKTHGLLCPAAPIHLQFIDREK, encoded by the exons aTGGCAACCCTGCATAAGATGACGCTAACATGCTGGAGGAATTTTCAAGGCGACCGGTTAAATAAGcaacttttcttcattttacgCGCCTTACACAAGTCAGCAGCCAGCGAGGCATTTGAGGTCTCCACCGCAGGAGGAGAAACCGTTCCAGAGAGATTGACTCCGCGGAATGCCGGCGAGAAAACCGTTGTCAAGACCCTGAAGGAGATGCCTGGACCGAGCACCTTATCCAACCTAATCGAGTTCTTCTGGAGAGACGGGTTTAGTAGAATTCACGACATACAG ATGAAGCACAAGAAGACATACGGCAAAATTTTCAAGTCCTATTTTGGGCCCCAGCTAGTGGTCTCAGTGGCAGATCGTGATCTGGTGGCTGAGGTGCTGAGGGCCGAGGGTGTTGCCCCGCAGAGAGCAAATATGGAGTCTTGGAAGGAGTACAGAGACATGAGAGGCCGTTCCACCGGTCTCATCTCTGC GGAAGGAGAAGACTGGTTGAGGATGCGGAGTGTGCTCAGACAGCTCATCATGCGCCCACGTGACGTAGCCGTCTTCTCCGATGATGTAAACAAAGTGGTAGACGACCTTATAAAGCGAATTTGTGTTCTACGATCCCAGGACTCTGTTGGAGTTACTGTCTTCAATGTAAATGACCTTTTCTTCAAATATGCTATGGAAG GTGTGGCAGCCATTCTGTATGAATGTCGACTAGGCTGTTTGGAAAATGAGATTCCCCAGGAAACCCAAGACTACATTAGTGCACTGCACCTTATGTTCAGCTCCTTCAAGACAACCATGTATGCCGGTGCAATTCCCAAGTGGCTCCGGCCTGTCATCCCAAGACCGTGGAGGGAGTTCTGTCTTTCTTGGGATGGCCTATTCAAATTCA GCCGTATTCATGTAAATAAGAGGTTCGCTGAGATCAAGTCCCAGCTGAAACAGGGCGAGGAGGTGAAGGGGGGCCTGCTCACACATATGCTTATTACCAAGGAGATGAACATTGAGGAGATCTATGCCAATTCAACGGAGATGCTGCTGGCTGGGGTTGACACG ACATCCTTCACTCTTTCGTGGGCCAGCTACCTGTTAGGACGGCATCCTAATGTGCAACAACAAATCTACATGGAAGTCATGAGGATTCTGGGACCTGAAAAAGCTGCTACAGCTGACGATGTCCCTTACCTGCCTCTCGTCCGAGGGCTGGTCAAAGAGACTCTCAG GCTTTTTCCAGTTCTCCCAGGCAATGGCCGGATTACCCAGGATGACTTGGTGGTGGGTGGATACCTCATTCCCAAAGGG ACTCAGTTGGCCTTGTGTCACTACTCGACATCTTTGGATGAAGAGAACTTCCCTGATGCACTAGACTTCCGACCGGATCGCTGGATACGGAAACATTCCACAGATCGTGTCGACAACTTTGGCTCCATTCCCTTTGGCTACGGCATCAGGAGCTGCATAGGCAGGAGAATAGCAGAGTTAGAGATGCATCTTGCTCTGACAAGG CTCATACAACGGTTCCACATTCGCATGTCTCCCATCACTGGTGATGTCCAGGCCAAAACTCATGGCCTACTCTGCCCTGCTGCCCCCATCCACCTGCAGTTCATTGACAGGGAAAAGTAG